From Scleropages formosus chromosome 9, fSclFor1.1, whole genome shotgun sequence, one genomic window encodes:
- the LOC108935320 gene encoding aldehyde dehydrogenase family 9 member A1-A-like, with protein MAQLLRTPLLSPAVIQGASTGTLEVKGPLSFWGGGRANPLDTKHAEPVYEPATGRVLCELVPCGPEEVDQAVKSAHAAYLKWSKMSGMERAHVMLEAARLIRERKDEIAKVEVINNGKSIIEATGNVQGAAQCIEYFAGLAGTLAGQHIQLSGNAFAYTRREPLGVCLGIGAWNFPFTIAVMKSAPALACGNAMIYKPSPMTPLTTVMLAEIYTQAGVPEGLFNVVQGGAETGSLLCHHPMVAKVSFTGSVPTGKKVMEISAKGVKPVTLELGGKSPLIIFKDSELENAVKGALMGNFLTQGEVCCNGTRVFVQREIMPQFLEEVVKRAKTITVGDPMQIATRMGALISRPHLERVLGFISQAKKEGARVLCGGEPFVPNDPNLKGGYFMSPCVLDNCRDDMTCVKEEIFGPVMSVLPFDTEEEVIERANNTTFGLAAGVFTRDIARAHRVVENLQAGTCFINNYNKTSVELPFGGYKMSGIGRENGQVAVEYYSQLKTVVVEKGDVESLF; from the exons ATGGCCCAGCTGCTGCGGACTCCCCTGCTCTCCCCTGCTGTGATCCAGGGTGCCTCCACTGGCACCCTGGAGGTGAAGGGACCCCTCAGTTTCTGGGGTGGGGGCAGAGCCAACCCACTGGACACAAAACATGCCGAACCGGTTTATGAGCCTGCTACCG GCCGTGTTCTGTGCGAATTGGTTCCATGTGGACCTGAGGAGGTAGACCAAGCTGTTAAAAGTGCTCATGCTGCGTATCTGAAATGGAGTAAGATGTCGGGTATGGAAAGGGCCCATGTGATGCTGGAGGCTGCACGCCTTATCAGG GAACGGAAAGATGAGATTGCCAAGGTTGAGGTTATCAACAATGGCAAATCCATCATAGAGGCAACTGGAAATGTACAAGGTGCTGCACAGTGCATTGAATACTTTGCTGGCCTCGCTGGCACATTGGCAG GCCAACATATCCAGCTTTCAGGAAATGCCTTTGCGTATACACGACGTGAGCCCTTGGGAGTGTGTCTGGGTATTGGGGCTTGGAACTTCCCCTTCACCATTGCAGTTATGAAATCTGCCCCTGCCCTTGCCTGTG GCAATGCCATGATATACAAGCCCTCTCCCATGACCCCCCTGACAACAGTCATGCTGGCAGAAATCTACACCCAGGCAGGCGTTCCAGAGGGGCTCTTCAATGTGGTTCAGGGTGGAGCAGAAACGGGTTCTCTCCTCTGTCACCACCCCATGGTGGCCAAGGTTTCCTTTACTGGAAGTGTTCCAACCGGCAAGAAG GTAATGGAGATATCTGCTAAAGGTGTGAAACCTGTTACTTTGGAACTGGGAGGAAAGTCTCCGCTCATCATTTTCAAGGACAGTGAGCTGGAAAATGCTGTGAAGGGGGCTCTTATGGGTAATTTCCTTACCCAGGGGGAG gtgtgctgtaaTGGAACAAGAGTCTTTGTCCAGAGGGAGATCATGCCCCAATTCCTGGAGGAGGTGGTTAAGAGGGCAAAGACCATTACTGTAGGGGACCCCATGCAAATTGCAACTCGTATGGGGGCTCTGATCAGCCGGCCACATCTGGAAAGGGTTCTGGGTTTTATAAGCCAGGCCAAAAAAGAG GGGGCCAGAGTGCTTTGTGGTGGGGAACCCTTTGTTCCCAATGACCCCAACTTAAAGGGTGGCTATTTTATGTCTCCTTGTGTGTTGG ATAACTGCAGAGATGACATGACATGTGTTAAAGAGGAGATCTTTGGGCCTGTCATGTCTGTGCTTCCCTTTGACACTGAGGAGGAAGTAATTGAAAGAGCCAATAACACAACATTTGGCTTGGCAGCTGGGGTCTTCACAAG GGACATAGCACGTGCCCATCGTGTAGTTGAAAACCTTCAGGCAGGGACCTGTTTCATCAACAACTACAACAAAACATCTGTGGAGCTGCCTTTTGGAGGCTATAAGATGTCAG GTATTGGTCGAGAAAATGGCCAGGTGGCAGTCGAGTACTATTCACAACTGAAGACTGTGGTAGTTGAGAAGGGTGATGTGGAAAGTCTCTTCTAA